A portion of the Adhaeribacter radiodurans genome contains these proteins:
- a CDS encoding AAA family ATPase, which produces MQYYNLQRLVFDHLSKKHQEDNSFTFSVRRKFSPGKENNYFIGTEKTGYFGFTFWLFPCYYPGAAIDATLFVFDRIKDDSFRLFFQFFTSRNPKDEPNEATLALEPEIYKRAIEAGLNVYRNSAEKKMAHTNIYKKDAIPFEEMEAILDEFISEIRSIMEPSIQVVKRKYPNWNDGTITKQAFDKNVKNLLSKINQPVSEVGNLPVVNEDTQEAPTKPNNINYWWLNCNPSMWKIEDFEVGQEQTYTTHNSKGNKRNVYKNFTQVQPGDLLIGYESTPTKRIKAILEITQGAHMDDDEGEVVDFKIVSFVPNQADWLQLKELPELANSQIMRNNQGSLFELTPEEYLAIYTLTQKSPGAKADTYTLEEADKELFIDKTTIQQIQASLKRKKNIILQGAPGVGKTFFAKRLAYLQMGKKDNSRVEMIQFHQSYGYEDFIRGFRPNEEGKFTLTNGVFYDFCRRASNDAGHDYFFIIDEINRGNLSKIFGELLMLIEQDKRGKNFAIPLTYRKEGEEKFFVPENVYIIGTLNTADRSLALVDYALRRRFTFWDIEPRYEDKFTNHLQQHAITDDLATAIAQNLTTLNCKIKEDKDLGVGFMVGHSYFCNIPKDKFEATSWYKEIVDQEIIPLLKEYWYDNHAKVQEARTLLSLI; this is translated from the coding sequence ATGCAATATTATAACCTCCAACGACTAGTATTTGATCATTTATCCAAGAAGCACCAAGAAGATAATTCCTTTACTTTTTCAGTAAGAAGGAAATTCTCTCCAGGAAAAGAAAACAACTATTTTATAGGTACTGAAAAGACTGGCTATTTTGGGTTTACCTTTTGGTTATTCCCTTGTTATTATCCTGGAGCAGCCATCGATGCAACTTTGTTTGTCTTTGATAGAATTAAAGATGACTCATTTAGGTTGTTTTTCCAGTTTTTCACCAGCCGTAACCCAAAGGACGAACCAAATGAAGCTACCTTAGCCTTGGAACCGGAAATATACAAACGTGCAATTGAGGCAGGCTTAAATGTTTACCGAAACAGCGCGGAAAAAAAAATGGCTCATACCAATATCTATAAAAAAGATGCTATTCCCTTTGAGGAAATGGAAGCCATTCTCGATGAGTTCATTTCAGAAATCAGGAGTATTATGGAGCCCAGTATACAGGTAGTAAAAAGGAAATATCCTAATTGGAACGACGGAACCATAACGAAGCAAGCATTTGACAAAAATGTAAAAAACCTTTTGAGTAAGATTAATCAGCCTGTTTCAGAGGTGGGAAACCTTCCAGTAGTTAACGAGGATACGCAAGAGGCTCCTACCAAACCAAACAACATTAATTACTGGTGGCTAAACTGTAATCCTTCTATGTGGAAAATAGAAGATTTTGAAGTTGGGCAGGAGCAAACGTATACCACCCACAACAGTAAAGGCAATAAGCGCAATGTTTACAAAAACTTCACCCAGGTTCAGCCGGGTGATTTACTAATTGGTTACGAATCTACTCCTACCAAACGCATAAAAGCTATTCTGGAGATTACCCAAGGAGCCCATATGGATGATGATGAAGGAGAAGTAGTTGATTTTAAAATAGTCTCCTTTGTACCCAATCAGGCTGACTGGCTCCAGCTTAAAGAACTTCCGGAGCTGGCTAATAGCCAAATAATGCGCAACAACCAGGGAAGTTTGTTTGAGTTAACCCCCGAAGAGTACCTGGCTATTTATACGCTAACTCAAAAAAGTCCGGGAGCAAAAGCAGATACTTATACCTTAGAAGAGGCCGATAAAGAATTATTCATTGATAAAACCACCATTCAGCAAATTCAAGCATCCCTAAAGCGTAAGAAGAATATTATTCTGCAAGGTGCCCCGGGAGTAGGGAAAACCTTTTTTGCCAAACGCCTGGCTTACCTGCAAATGGGTAAAAAAGATAACAGCCGGGTAGAAATGATTCAGTTTCACCAGAGTTACGGCTACGAAGATTTCATCCGCGGTTTCCGGCCCAACGAAGAAGGTAAGTTTACCTTAACCAATGGTGTGTTTTACGACTTCTGCCGTAGAGCCTCTAATGATGCCGGCCATGACTACTTCTTCATCATCGATGAAATTAACCGGGGCAACCTAAGTAAAATTTTTGGCGAGTTACTCATGCTCATTGAACAGGACAAACGAGGAAAAAACTTTGCAATTCCGCTTACCTACCGCAAAGAAGGTGAGGAAAAGTTCTTCGTTCCCGAAAATGTGTACATCATCGGTACCTTAAACACCGCCGACCGCTCCCTGGCCCTGGTAGATTATGCTCTTCGTCGCCGTTTTACCTTCTGGGACATCGAACCCCGATACGAAGACAAATTTACCAACCACTTACAACAACACGCTATTACCGACGACTTAGCCACTGCCATTGCGCAAAACCTAACCACCTTAAATTGTAAAATAAAAGAAGATAAAGATCTGGGCGTCGGCTTTATGGTGGGGCACAGCTATTTCTGCAATATCCCGAAAGATAAATTTGAAGCAACCAGCTGGTATAAGGAAATTGTAGACCAAGAAATCATTCCCCTACTAAAGGAATACTGGTACGATAACCACGCGAAAGTACAGGAAGCCAGAACCCTCTTATCGCTTATTTAA
- a CDS encoding 5-methylcytosine restriction system specificity protein McrC, which translates to MNIPVQNIYYLLAYAWDRLEEAEAFNRGTTSFQNIFDLLAKVLVNGTTHLLKRGLDRNYQEEETLTSKLRGKVLFQQSIKENVLVKASAYCAFDELSYDILHNQLLKATLKRLTKEQALDKSIQDEIHLLLQRLPNEITAKPVKLSDFKRVQLHRNNNHYKLLLSICKLIWRELLSTEETGEFPFKSFVEDEKRMANLFERFLFNFYKKHLPSNEWLVKRETLTWQLQPLLHSDDLNYIPAMKTDISLVSKDRYIIMDAKYYPEALKGQYNKEKIISPNLYQIFSYTQNLTNAYNKQIEGILIYPEVTKVLSLSYKFQPGNKAHIKVCTINLNQAWQGIESDLLKIVGY; encoded by the coding sequence ATGAATATTCCGGTTCAGAATATTTATTATTTACTGGCTTATGCCTGGGACCGCCTGGAAGAAGCGGAAGCTTTTAACCGGGGCACAACCTCTTTCCAGAACATATTTGACTTACTGGCTAAAGTACTGGTAAACGGTACCACCCATTTACTAAAACGAGGTCTAGACCGCAACTACCAGGAAGAAGAAACCCTCACCAGTAAGCTCCGGGGCAAAGTCTTATTCCAGCAATCCATCAAAGAGAATGTTCTGGTAAAAGCCTCGGCCTACTGCGCCTTTGATGAGCTGAGCTACGACATTCTGCACAATCAACTCCTGAAAGCCACCTTAAAACGTCTTACCAAGGAGCAAGCCTTAGATAAATCCATTCAGGACGAAATCCATTTACTATTACAACGCCTACCCAACGAAATAACAGCTAAACCCGTTAAGCTTTCGGATTTCAAGCGGGTGCAACTGCACCGCAATAACAACCACTACAAGCTCTTACTCTCCATTTGCAAATTAATCTGGCGAGAGCTCTTAAGCACCGAAGAAACCGGTGAATTCCCATTTAAAAGTTTTGTGGAAGATGAAAAACGGATGGCCAACTTATTCGAGCGCTTTTTATTTAACTTCTACAAAAAGCACCTACCCTCTAATGAGTGGCTTGTAAAACGTGAAACCCTCACCTGGCAGTTGCAACCCTTACTCCATTCAGATGACCTGAATTACATTCCCGCCATGAAAACCGACATTAGCCTGGTTTCAAAGGACAGGTACATAATAATGGATGCCAAGTACTACCCCGAAGCCTTAAAAGGCCAATACAACAAAGAAAAAATCATCTCCCCCAACCTTTACCAAATCTTCTCCTATACCCAAAATCTCACCAATGCTTACAACAAGCAAATAGAAGGCATCCTCATCTACCCGGAAGTAACTAAAGTCCTTTCTTTATCTTACAAATTTCAGCCAGGCAATAAGGCACATATAAAAGTCTGCACCATTAATCTGAACCAAGCTTGGCAAGGTATTGAATCGGATTTACTGAAAATTGTGGGTTATTGA